In Elusimicrobiota bacterium, the genomic stretch CATCCGTGCCTTCGAAGACCAGGCCCATGCCGCCCGCGCCGATCTGGCGCAGGATCTTGAACTGGCCGCGCAGCAGTTCGCCCTCCGGCACGCCGAGTGAGCCCGGCGCCCCGGGAGTGGGGCCGCCCGCGGCTGCGGGCGCATCCGCCGCGGCGGTCCTGAATCTCTTGGTCAAGGGCCCGGCCACGGACTGCAGCAAGCCCAAAGCCACGAGTATGCCGCCCAGGACCGCGGCGATGGCCAGCACGCCGTAGCGCCGCGTGCGGCTGGGACGGTTCGAACCCTCCGGGCCGAAAGGCTGAGCTGAGCCGCCCGCCGCCTCGCCCGGGAACAGGAAAAGGATATCGCTGCCCACGGGCCGGTTCCGGGCATCCTGGAGGCTGGCCTGATAGCTCCCTTTCCTCGCCGCGGCCTGCCCCAGCAGGTCCAGCATCTGGTCCCGATGTCCAAGGCCGCCCAGAGCGTAGGCGGCGTTGGCCATGGCGTCGGCGCTGCCCGGGTCGATCTCCAGAGCCGTCCTGGCGGCGGCCAGGGCCGCGTTGTAATCCTTCTGGCGGTTCTTGTCGAAGGCCTTGATCACGAGCAAGGACGCGTCGCGCGGGGACAGCTTGAGTCCGGCCTCGACATCGCGCAGGGAGGCCTCGTACATCCCCTGACGGGAGTAGGCCATGGCCCGCAGGCGGTAGGCGTCCAGGTTGTGGGGGTCGGCGGCCAAGGCGCGGTTGAGATGGGAGATGGCGGCCTGAAAGTCGTTGAGGCGCAAGGCGTTCTGGGCCGACTGCAGGGCGTTGTCCGCCGAGGGATTCTTGTCCGACATCAGGACAGCCGGCCGCGCCGGCCCGCCGGTCCAGCCGCCGCCGAGTCCCCCGGACGGGCTGAGCGCCGCCCCGGCTTGCGCCAGCTGACCCGCCGGGTTGTCTTTCGGCGAGTCGGCGCGGCCTTCGGTCAGCTTGAATACGGCCAGAGCCGCTTGGTCGGTGGGGTCGAGCTGGAGGGCCCGGCGCGCGTCCGCGTTGGCGGCCTGCATCTGCCCCTCCCCGTACAGGATGTTGGAACGCATGTTGAGCGCGGCGACGTTGTTCGGGTCAGCCGCCAGCGCTTGCTCGAGGGCGGGCAGGCAGTTGGGGCCGTTGCAGTCGGGCGGGATGACGGGAGGGTTCGGCTTCGGCGGCCAGGGCGAGGGCGGGTTCGGAGAAGGGGGAGTCGCGGGGTTCAACTCCCGCGCCAACGTCGCCACCTCGGTCTTCAACAGCTTCTGCATACCCTGATCATTCGCGAAATCACCCTGACCTACAGTGGCCTCAAGC encodes the following:
- a CDS encoding protein kinase, whose product is MQKLLKTEVATLARELNPATPPSPNPPSPWPPKPNPPVIPPDCNGPNCLPALEQALAADPNNVAALNMRSNILYGEGQMQAANADARRALQLDPTDQAALAVFKLTEGRADSPKDNPAGQLAQAGAALSPSGGLGGGWTGGPARPAVLMSDKNPSADNALQSAQNALRLNDFQAAISHLNRALAADPHNLDAYRLRAMAYSRQGMYEASLRDVEAGLKLSPRDASLLVIKAFDKNRQKDYNAALAAARTALEIDPGSADAMANAAYALGGLGHRDQMLDLLGQAAARKGSYQASLQDARNRPVGSDILFLFPGEAAGGSAQPFGPEGSNRPSRTRRYGVLAIAAVLGGILVALGLLQSVAGPLTKRFRTAAADAPAAAGGPTPGAPGSLGVPEGELLRGQFKILRQIGAGGMGLVFEGTDVTLNRQVAVKKMRDELRLDRRERLRFVNEAKTVAALHHPNIVDIYAVLEEGDELFLVFEFVNGQTVYDMITHRGALGFQEALGITRGMVTALDYAHGRGIIHRDLKPSNVMLNKEGFVKVMDFGIARMAKDAATRVSMTNTVVGTPPYMAPEQEQGVVRKEADVYSLAICVYEMLCGRATFAGTGAGMLMNKVNMSYSPISKEVNGLPQGIDLVFARAFQADPDQRFHSAGEFLSALEALPAVQRA